A single Anopheles funestus chromosome 2RL, idAnoFuneDA-416_04, whole genome shotgun sequence DNA region contains:
- the LOC125762215 gene encoding histone-lysine N-methyltransferase, H3 lysine-79 specific isoform X4: MATPNYKELKLQSPAGAEPFLYNWPFSIGTGHDSGIELIENVRWVCEDMPEIKSAIEEIDLNKLDTGDYDAMKNLCDRFNRAIDSVAALEKGTSLSNQRFTYPSRGLLKHIIQQVYNQAVVEPEKLNQYEPFSPEVYGETSFDLICQMIDQVKITADDVFVDLGSGVGQVVLQMAASTPVKVCFGIEKADVPSKYAEGMNTTFKLWMRWFGKKYGDYELIKGDFLADEHREKITSATIVFVNNFAFGPNVDHQLKERFADLRDGARIVSSKSFCPLNFRITDRNLSDIGTIMHVSEMSPLRGSVSWTGKPVSYYLHIIDRTKLERYFQRLKTKGTENHNDGTSGGGSGSHSTRSSRSRKDQSNHHPKTITNDDSTSESDTDVVGPTTRKAWSDWNSGKECKTSPSEEENNNSPVLRNGRIPVATKKRRKITRTKATGKKSELAAASAAANREMGVGTSASTAAAAAAAAAAAMVGGKKRGRVKGKGRQRRPLNIAGLDLLHNETLLSTSDQMIGKRLPPAPGCVDQQLTSLAGDMQHNELDIPDAPSETPYALQILLDLYKAQFMKTIEAMRKPSYRDNVQQQFDREKERNQWLMNRAGQLEKQIKVLIDDSVALLKARMNELGISTTSQNDLLCKAKEIVGRHKELQVMAAKLQNQVNVIEQEQKRLVMQHLSKLTAEQQQQHQHQQQQLHPHQPYIKIEDAELTSSSSNELVLKAIASTLTQRKKLYAQVSNLETELNLIEKLTEERKSMVVGLASTTPGIAHNVASAAATTTTIISVARATEVRDREPYGHTVHAHATTGNSNREREHIPVDIQTGKQVPDSIHPLQRTAGGGSTGIASSTGSLHPPPPVPVGTTPVTVPHAPVKQSSGSSSRSAQRKSRENRTRSQEWPEIPDIGKIEENNPEILAQKILETGRQIEAGKLLAAGKHSAKERATDGKHATMAPAHGTQAIAGTGPAPIPLTAQQPSAVVAGSQPFPHHQPSQPALHPHLHHPDAALMPAPASTINKAHLNHRGNSGGSGGLPSTAVVSSIPTSSGGSLPKCYVPGSAPNELHVGVGRNAAEGSGGAGGRNSGKLHDSHKVVNFEDRLKSIITSVLQGSPKTGNSGTGPAPTSASPLANVPPSSGTSTSTGQREAHHRSGSGGHQSVMVDPLGSPLKSTSSVVGGYGTSAAGSAKTTIYLQSSPGANSHHQHPMMAAHDMSARASSSGGRGPSPSAHHPSHQQVHHHQQQQHAQVSQSQYQQQQLSHHPHHPHAQQSLHHQQQHQQFQMQQQQHQQQQGMLNVITSAAHHLNTSSTSISTSPVPTSPYKMHPTGPPASSGSMAGNPSAKISPSAKYPYAKGNPVTGLSHHSPGSSVMSTHQQIIQQQERERERVMLYAAAAHGGGLPIDHPHHPLHQHHHRGIPSSMGDGKMLEFKAPENFRYDPRATSSNASGNAPPLLDTSAVVLQSHSRSSSTNSLDSLPAADYGSASSAVSGMGGAVGSGGVRYGGQQQPIPLVTHSPGIGSQGSSAQQGGNNSRPGSTSSQPDYTQVSPAKMALRRHLSQEKLTHPSAGGTGGGPVGGAGVGGGLGTVKTIGDLVNGEIERTLEISNQSIINAAINMSSHQQQPPATSGNASGPPGNTVINTNVQRPERVSIRLLEEAAAGGPPPPGSSGGTYSPISRPGSVGDNSSKSPVHHLHGQSNLASLVQVAAYNPKAVNHKGSSGSSTTVPSSIVSPHGSSQRQYSPAPGSNTVAGGPGVVYQQSTSRGHERHHTGDALPYMALPRADMKPYLESYFTDEHNKRQQQLHQQQQQQQQLQHPVQLSSPSSISSAGMGHHHHQQQHIQHHSSHAMHRGNHPVDLHRGPVVMSEPGMMSRSRGEIVPMDDSRMDRLNGGQPLEGLAASLQARVIATLKIKEEDEERHRRDLGVHHTTSGTMHSSSNSNSTNSNIHAGSLQIVQTAHIKSEKYTSSSSASSTSSSSSTSSHHQHALKRTSPIVEHPPGTRPPKMLYTTSSSAVGIDCSEPDMLHVPRGAPNSIVGHTGTVRGGLLVAPPLVMSPEINSLVDDGRHHHQLHVRHNHHSRNDVDDDVVGDDESSWHDRVSSGFDRLVAFASTELDKTRRSNEDVPPSSASCTTSPDSGINQSDHSRTFLSSSSSSSQLDVPPSSASAGSSSSSSISSSSSNSSTSSIGSVTGGHGVGHGQHVGSGGNTVVAGGLMLKHMVPIIKSSPAEPVDSPPLSDVGLPRTPSPTSSPPLLFGHPTAISSTIVGRGNSAAVLQPAALLHPPGNGGGGNNGAPTGTVQPGNNSNSLGIPLKYQRQSKSSSASSEKHYKKKFRERNWEEYEESLSGGRNSAISVGEPMEQQDYAAVTVASAAAVGRPHRPGSSHNVNILSTDSNPAASATAMSTEGGTTRGDNGSDHQLQHQQVQQHHHKHKSAKFRPKGKDWNWDDEHSNASSGSATSSTRTSRGSVGGTNTNPT; the protein is encoded by the exons ATGGCCACCCCGAACTACAAGGAGCTGAAACTTCAATCACCGGCTGGTGCTGAACCGTTTCTGTATAACTGGCCATTTTCGATCGGTACGGGGCACGATTCGGGCATCGAACTGATCGAAAATGTGCGATGGGTGTGCGAGGATATGCCGGAAATCAAATCGGCAATAGAAGAAATTGATCTGAACAAACTCGACACCGGCGATTACGATGCGATGAAAAACCTGTGCGATCGTTTCAATCGAGCGATCGATAGTGTAGCCGCACTG gAAAAGGGAACCTCACTGTCAAACCAACGGTTTACTTACCCTTCTCGAGGTCTGCTAAAGCACATCATACAGCAAGTGTACAACCAGGCCGTGGTGGAACCGGAAAAGCTGAACCAGTACGAACCATTCTCACCGGAGGTGTACGGTGAAACGTCCTTCGATCTGATCTGTCAGATGATCGATCAGGTGAAGATCACAGCGGACGATGTGTTCGTCGATCTGGGCTCGGGTGTCGGACAGGTTGTGCTGCAGATGGCCGCTTCGACACCGGTCAAGGTGTGCTTCGGGATCGAGAAAGCGGACGTACCGTCCAAGTACGCCGAGGGCATGAATACGACGTTCAAGCTTTGGATGCGTTGGTTTGGCAAGAAGTATGGTGATTACGAGCTGATTAAGGGTGACTTTTTGGCGGACGAGCATCGGGAGAAGATTACCTCGGCCACGATCGTGTTTGTGAACAATTTTGCATTTGGTCCTAACGTAGACCATCAGCTAAAGGAACGGTTTGCGGATCTGCGGGATGGTGCGCGGATCGTTTCGTCGAAGAGTTTCTGTCCGTTAAACTTTCGCATCACCGATCGTAACCTGAGTGACATCGGTACGATTATGCATGTGAGTGAAATGAGCCCGCTTAGAGGATCGGTGTCCTGGACGGGTAAACCAGTCTCCTACTATCTGCATATAATCGACCGCACGAAGCTGGAACGATACTTTCAGCGATTGAAAACGAAGGGAACGGAAAATCATAACGATGGTACGAGTGGCGGTGGTAGCGGATCACATTCCACACGATCGTCCCGGTCTCGCAAGGACCAGAGCAATCACCATCCGAAGACGATCACGAACGATGATAGCACGTCCGAGAGTGATACGGATGTTGTGGGACCGACGACGCGTAAAGCGTGGTCCGATTGGAACAGTGGCAAAGAGTGCAAGACGAGTCCGTCCGAGGAGGAGAACAACAACTCACCGGTTCTGCGAAATGGTCGCATACCGGTGGCAACTAAAAAGCGCCGAAAGATTACCCGGACCAAAGCGACGGGTAAGAAATCGGAACTGGCAGCAGCTAGTGCGGCAGCCAATCGGGAAATGGGCGTTGGTACTTCAGCGTCCACGGCCGCAGCAGccgctgcagcagcagcagcagcgatgGTAGGTGGAAAGAAACGAGGCCGTGTCAAGGGTAAAGGGCGGCAGCGACGGCCACTCAACATTGCCGGTTTGGATTTGCTGCATAATGAGACGCTGCTAAGCACGTCGGATCAGATGATAGGCAAACGGTTACCACCGGCACCAGGATGTGTGGATCAGCAACTTACCTCATTGGCGGGTGATATGCAGCACAACGAGCTGGACATTCCAGATGCACCGTCGGAGACCCCATACGCTCTACAAATATTGCTCGATTTGTACAA GGCTCAATTTATGAAGACCATCGAAGCGATGCGCAAACCATCATATAGGGACAACGTTCAGCAGCAGTTCGATCGTGAGAAGGAGCGCAACCAGTGGCTAATGAATCGAGCCGGCCAGCTCGAAAAGCAAATCAAGGTGCTGATCGATGACAGTGTGGCATTGCTGAAGGCGCGCATGAACGAACTGGGCATCAGCACTACTAGCCAGAACGATTTGTTATGCAAGGCGAAAGAAATTGTCGGACGGCACAAAGAGCTTCAGGTGATGGCGGCCAAACTGCAGAATCAGGTGAATGTAATCGAACAGGAGCAGAAGCGACTGGTGATGCAACATCTTTCAAAGCTTACCGccgaacagcaacaacagcaccagcatcaacagcagcaactgcaTCCGCACCAGCCCTACATCAAGATAGAAGACGCTGAACTAACGTCGTCCAGCTCGAACGAACTCGTGCTGAAAGCGATTGCAAGTACGCTAACGCAGCGCAAAAAGCTTTACGCACAGGTTTCGAATCTCGAAACCGAGCTAAATCtgattgaaaaattaaccGAAGAGCGCAAATCGATGGTGGTGGGATTAGCGTCGACAACGCCCGGTATCGCTCATAACGTAGCGTCAGCAGCGGCGACCACAACAACAATTATTTCCGTTGCGCGCGCGACGGAAGTGCGCGATCGGGAACCGTACGGACACACAGTGCATGCACACGCAACTACCGGCAACAGCAACCGAGAACGCGAGCACATCCCTGTGGACATTCAAACCGGCAAACAAGTACCCGATTCTATTCATCCGCTGCAGCGCACGGCCGGTGGAGGTTCGACAGGAATCGCCAGTAGTACTGGATCTTTGCATCCTCCACCACCGGTGCCAGTTGGAACTACACCGGTAACCGTACCGCATGCGCCTGTGAAGCAAAGCTCTGGCAGTTCGTCACGATCAGCACAGCGAAAGTCTCGCGAGAATCGAACACGGTCGCAGGAGTGGCCCGAAATACCGGACATTGGTAAGATCGAGGAAAACAATCCGGAGATTCTCGCACAAAAAATCCTTGAGACTGGCAGGCAGATCGAAGCAGGAAAACTTCTGGCAGCCGGTAAACATTCGGCAAAAGAGCGTGCCACCGATGGCAAACATGCAACCATGGCACCCGCGCACGGAACTCAAGCAATCGCTGGAACTGGACCGGCACCGATACCCCTCACGGCTCAGCAGCCATCAGCTGTGGTAGCGGGCTCTCAACCGTTCCCTCATCACCAGCCATCGCAACCAGCGCTTCATCCGCATCTGCATCATCCAGATGCTGCGTTGATGCCCGCTCCGGCTTCTACCATTAACAAGGCACATCTGAATCATCGTGGCAATAGCGGTGGTTCTGGTGGGCTTCCATCTACTGCCGTTGTATCGTCGATTCCGACGAGCAGTGGTGGATCGCTTCCGAAGTGTTATGTACCTGGTTCCGCGCCCAACGAACTACACGTTGGTGTAGGACGGAACGCGGCGGAAGGTTCTGGTGGTGCTGGCGGACGCAACAGTGGAAAGCTGCACGATTCCCACAAGGTGGTCAACTTTGAGGATCGTCTCAAGAGCATTATAACCTCCGTACTGCAGGGATCACCAAAAACTGGAAACTCGGGCACGGGACCGGCTCCTACATCAGCTTCACCATTGGCAAATGTACCTCCTTCCTCGGGCACGTCTACCAGCACTGGTCAGCGTGAGGCACATCATCGCAGTGGAAGCGGTGGCCATCAGTCTGTAATGGTGGATCCGCTTGGTTCGCCGCTAAAATCAACATCATCTGTGGTCGGTGGCTATGGGACATCAGCGGCCGGTTCAGCAAAGACGACGATTTATCTCCAGTCTTCGCCGGGAGCAAACtctcatcatcagcatccaATGATGGCCGCTCATGATATGTCCGCTCGTGCATCATCATCGGGTGGTAGAGGACCAAGTCCTTCTGCTCATCATCCATCCCATCAACAGgtacaccatcatcagcaacaacagcacgcCCAGGTTAGTCAATCACAgtatcaacagcagcaactgtCCCATCATCCGCACCATCCTCATGCGCAACAATCTcttcatcatcaacagcagcaccaacaatTCCagatgcagcaacagcagcaccaacagcaacagggCATGCTGAATGTAATTACCAGCGCTGCACATCATTTGAACACCTCGAGTACCTCGATTTCGACCTCACCCGTGCCAACGTCTCCGTACAAAATGCATCCCACCGGACCACCGGCAAGCAGTGGTAGCATGGCTGGCAATCCATCCGCAAAGATCTCACCGAGTGCAAAGTATCCCTACGCGAAAGGAAATCCCGTTACCGGGCTTAGTCATCATTCACCAGGATCGTCGGTAATGAGCACGCATCAGCAAATTATTCAGCAGCAGGAGCGCGAACGGGAACGTGTAATGTTGTATGCGGCCGCTGCACATGGCGGAGGGCTACCGATCGATCATCCACACCATCCCTTACATCAGCACCATCATCGTGGCATACCCTCATCCATGGGCGATGGGAAAATGCTCGAGTTTAAGGCGCCAGAAAATTTCCGTTACGATCCACGGGCAACCAGCAGCAATGCGTCCGGCAATGCACCACCGTTGCTCGATACATCGGCGGTCGTGTTGCAGAGTCATTCTCGTAGCTCATCTACGAACTCGCTCGATAGCCTACCGGCAGCCGACTATGGGTCAGCATCATCGGCAGTGTCCGGAATGGGCGGTGCTGTTGGTAGTGGAGGCGTCCGTTACGGTGGCCAACAGCAACCAATTCCGCTGGTGACACATTCACCTGGCATTGGTTCGCAAGGATCTTCCGCGCAGCAGGGTGGTAATAATTCTCGTCCCGGTTCAACATCCTCCCAGCCAGACTACACGCAAGTTTCGCCGGCTAAGATGGCGCTCCGTAGGCACTTGTCGCAGGAGAAATTAACCCATCCATCGGCTGGCGGTACTGGTGGTGGTCCAGtaggtggcgctggtgttggtggtggcctAGGGACAGTTAAAACAATTGGCGATCTGGTAAACGGGGAGATCGAACGCACGCTAGAGATATCGAACCAGTCGATCATAAACGCTGCGATCAACATGTCCTCccatcaacaacaaccaccGGCGACGTCCGGAAATGCGTCGGGTCCACCGGGCAATACGGTAATCAACACGAACGTGCAACGGCCTGAACGTGTTAGCATTCGCTTGCTAGAAGAGGCAGCAGCAGGtggtccaccaccaccgggcaGCAGTGGCGGCACGTACAGTCCCATTTCAAGACCGGGAAGTGTCGGAGATAATAGTAGCAAGTCACCCGTCCATCATCTGCACGGTCAAAGTAACTTGGCCTCGCTCGTACAGGTAGCGGCATACAACCCAAAAGCAGTAAACCACAAGGGATCGAGCGGTAGCTCTACGACCGTACCGAGTTCTATCGTATCTCCGCATGGTTCGTCGCAACGTCAATACTCACCGGCACCGGGCAGTAATACCGTTGCGGGAGGACCTGGCGTTGTCTACCAGCAGTCAACTTCTCGCGGACATGAACGTCATCATACGGGTGATGCACTGCCGTACATGGCATTGCCACGTGCAGACATGAAACCGTACCTCGAGTCGTACTTCACGGACGAGCATAATAAGCGTCAGCAACAgttgcaccagcagcagcagcaacagcagcaattaCAACATCCAGTACAATTATCTTCACCATCCTCGATATCGTCTGCCGGTATgggtcaccatcatcatcaacagcagcacatACAACATCACTCGTCACATGCAATGCACCGTGGAAACCATCCGGTTGATCTACACCGCGGTCCAGTAGTGATGAGTGAACCAGGAATGATGTCACGCTCGCGCGGTGAAATCGTTCCGATGGATGACAGCAGAATGGATCGCTTAAATGGTGGACAACCGTTGGAAG GACTTGCAGCATCCTTGCAGGCACGCGTAATCGCCACACTCAAGATCAAGGAAGAGGATGAAGAACGTCACCGGCGTGATCTGGGCGTTCATCACACCACTTCCGGTACCATGCACAGTAGCAGTAATAGTAACAGTACCAATAGCAATATCCACGCTGGAAGCCTTCAGATAGTACAAACTGCACACATTAAGTCTGAGA AATAcacctcatcatcatccgccTCATCAACGTCATCCTCGTCCTCAACGTCATCTCATCATCAACATGCCCTGAAACGTACCTCACCGATCGTAGAACATCCGCCTGGTACTCGTCCACCAAAGATGCTCTACACAACATCGTCCTCGGCGGTCGGAATCGATTGCTCCGAACCGGATATGCTACACGTACCGCGTGGTGCACCTAACAGTATCGTCGGTCACACCGGTACCGTCCGTGGCGGATTGCTCGTGGCACCGCCACTAGTAATGAGCCCGGAAATTAACTCGCTGGTCGATGATGGccgacatcatcatcagctgcaCGTACGCCACAATCACCATTCGCGCAACGACGTTGACG ATGATGTGGTCGGTGACGATGAGTCGAGCTGGCACGATCGCGTCAGTTCCGGGTTTGACCGTTTGGTGGCATTTGCTTCAACCGAGCTGGATAAAACGCGACGCTCGAATGAGGACGTACCACCGTCGTCGGCAAGCTGTACGACCTCGCCCGATAGTGGCATCAATCAGAGTGATCACAGCCGTACGTTTCTGTCGTCTTCGTCCTCATCATCTCAGCTCGATGTACCGCCGAGCAGCGCTAGTGCgggcagcagtagcagcagcagcatcagtagcagcagcagtaacagtAGTACCAGCAGCATAGGCAGCGTAACCGGTGGCCATGGAGTTGGGCACGGACAGCACGTTGGTAGCGGTGGCAACACGGTGGTCGCTGGTGGTTTGATGCTGAAGCACATGGTACCGATCATAAAGTCGTCGCCCGCCGAACCAGTCGATAGTCCGCCACTGTCGGACGTTGGTTTACCCCGAACGCCGAGTCCCACATCAAGTCCACCGCTTCTGTTCGGTCATCCGACCGCGATTAGTAGCACGATCGTAGGTCGAGGAAATTCAGCAGCAGTTTTGCAACCGGCTGCCCTGTTACATCCTCCCGGCAATGGTGGAGGCGGTAATAATGGTGCACCAACAGGTACGGTTCAACCTGGCAACAATTCCAACAGTTTGGGCATCCCTTTGAAGTACCAGCGCCAATCAAAGTCATCCTCGGCTTCGTCTGAGAAACATTACAAGAAAAAGTTCCGCGAACGTAACTGGGAGGAGTATGAGGAAAGTTTAAGCGGCGGACGGAACAGTGCCATTAGCGTTGGAGAACCGATGGAACAACAGGATTATGCTGCTGTTACTGTTGcttctgctgccgctgttggaAGGCCACATCGACCGGGATCGTCCCACAATGTCAACATTCTATCGACGGACTCGAATCCAGCAGCTTCCGCCACGGCAATGTCAACCGAAGGTGGTACCACCCGTGGTGATAATGGTAGCGATCATCAACTTCAGCACCAACAAGTtcagcaacatcatcacaaGCACAAATCGGCCAAATTTCGACCAAAGGGCAAAGACTGGAACTGGGACGATGAGCATTCGAATGCATCGTCCGGATCGGCGACAAGTTCGACCCGAACGAGCCGTGGATCGGTGGGAGGTACCAACACAAACCCGACCTGA